The Pseudomonas azadiae genome contains a region encoding:
- the yjgA gene encoding ribosome biogenesis factor YjgA, with protein sequence MVDSYDDSLDGEKSKTQVKRELHALVDLGERLITLKKDLIAKLPLTDEMRRALEDAPKHTANIARKRHIMFIGKLMRDQDTDAILALLDQTDASTRQYNERFHNLERWRDRLIAGDDAVLEKFVLDYPDADRQQLRSLIRQAQHEQAHNKAPATSRKIFKYIRELDETQRGLR encoded by the coding sequence ATGGTTGATTCTTACGACGACTCCCTCGATGGGGAGAAAAGCAAGACCCAGGTCAAACGTGAGCTGCATGCTCTGGTTGACCTTGGCGAGCGCCTTATAACGCTCAAGAAAGATTTGATTGCAAAACTGCCATTGACCGACGAAATGCGCCGGGCCCTGGAAGATGCGCCCAAGCACACCGCGAATATCGCGCGCAAACGGCACATCATGTTTATCGGCAAACTGATGCGCGATCAGGACACTGACGCCATTCTGGCCTTGCTTGATCAAACCGATGCCTCCACTCGCCAGTACAACGAACGCTTCCATAACCTGGAGCGTTGGCGTGACCGCCTGATCGCGGGCGATGACGCGGTGCTGGAGAAATTCGTGCTGGACTATCCGGATGCGGACCGCCAGCAACTGCGCTCCCTGATCCGTCAGGCCCAGCACGAGCAGGCGCATAACAAAGCGCCGGCCACCAGCCGTAAAATCTTCAAGTACATCCGAGAGCTGGACGAGACTCAACGCGGCCTGCGCTGA
- the tldD gene encoding metalloprotease TldD, which translates to MSELLSSVSEHLLAPGGVTIESLQTVLGDLAGPGIDAADLYFQGQISESWSLEDGIVKEGSFNLDQGVGVRAQSGEKTGFAYSNAITLEALGLAARAARSISRAGQNGTVQAFSTQDVAQLYAPDNPLEVISRAEKVELLKRVDAATRALDPRIQQVTVSMAGVWERILVASTDGGLAADVRPLVRFNVSVIVEQNGRRERGGHGGGGRTDYRYFLSDDRAMGYAREALRQALVNLEAIPAPAGTLPVVLGSGWSGVLLHEAVGHGLEGDFNRKGSSAYSGRMGEMVASKLCTIVDDGTLAGRRGSLSVDDEGTPTECTTLIENGVLKGYMQDKLNARLMGVARTGNGRRESYAHLPMPRMTNTYMLGGESDPAEIIASVKRGIYCANLGGGQVDITSGKFVFSTSEAYLIEDGKITAPVKGATLIGNGPEAMSKVSMVGNDLSLDSGVGTCGKDGQSVPVGVGQPTLKIDAITVGGTGS; encoded by the coding sequence ATGAGCGAGTTGTTGTCCTCAGTCAGTGAACATCTCCTGGCACCCGGTGGCGTGACCATCGAAAGTCTGCAAACCGTGCTCGGCGATCTGGCCGGGCCGGGCATTGACGCGGCCGATCTGTATTTCCAGGGCCAGATCTCCGAGTCCTGGTCCCTGGAAGACGGGATCGTCAAGGAAGGCAGTTTCAATCTCGATCAGGGGGTCGGCGTGCGCGCGCAATCCGGTGAGAAAACCGGATTCGCCTACAGCAACGCGATCACGCTGGAAGCCTTGGGCCTGGCGGCGCGTGCTGCGCGCTCGATCTCCCGCGCCGGGCAAAACGGCACGGTGCAGGCGTTCAGCACTCAGGACGTGGCCCAGTTGTACGCGCCGGATAACCCACTGGAAGTGATCAGCCGTGCGGAAAAGGTCGAGCTGCTCAAGCGTGTCGACGCGGCCACCCGTGCCCTGGACCCGCGTATCCAGCAGGTCACGGTGAGCATGGCCGGTGTGTGGGAACGTATCCTGGTGGCGTCCACCGATGGCGGCCTGGCGGCGGATGTACGGCCGCTGGTGCGTTTCAACGTCAGTGTGATCGTCGAGCAGAACGGCCGCCGCGAGCGCGGTGGCCATGGTGGTGGCGGGCGTACCGACTACCGTTATTTCCTCAGTGATGACCGTGCCATGGGGTATGCCCGTGAAGCGCTGCGCCAGGCGCTGGTCAACCTGGAAGCGATTCCGGCACCGGCGGGTACGCTGCCGGTGGTGCTGGGTTCGGGCTGGTCCGGCGTGCTGCTGCACGAAGCGGTCGGGCATGGCCTGGAAGGGGACTTCAACCGCAAGGGCAGCTCGGCCTACAGCGGACGCATGGGCGAAATGGTTGCGTCCAAGCTCTGCACCATCGTCGATGACGGCACCCTGGCCGGGCGCCGTGGCTCGCTGAGCGTGGATGATGAGGGTACGCCGACCGAGTGCACCACCCTGATCGAAAACGGCGTGCTCAAGGGCTATATGCAAGACAAGCTCAACGCTCGCCTGATGGGCGTGGCGCGCACCGGTAACGGCCGCCGCGAATCTTATGCGCACCTGCCGATGCCACGCATGACCAATACCTACATGCTCGGTGGCGAAAGCGATCCGGCGGAAATCATCGCTTCGGTAAAACGCGGCATCTACTGCGCCAACCTCGGTGGCGGCCAGGTGGATATCACCAGCGGCAAGTTCGTGTTTTCCACCAGCGAGGCGTACCTGATCGAAGACGGCAAGATTACCGCGCCGGTCAAAGGGGCAACGTTGATCGGTAACGGTCCGGAAGCGATGAGCAAGGTGTCGATGGTCGGCAACGATCTGTCGCTGGACAGCGGCGTGGGCACGTGCGGTAAGGATGGGCAGTCGGTGCCGGTGGGCGTCGGCCAGCCAACACTGAAGATTGATGCGATCACCGTGGGTGGCACGGGGTCGTAA
- a CDS encoding class II fumarate hydratase: MSNTRIERDSMGELQVPAEALYGAQTQRAVNNFPISNQPMPAQFIRALILAKAAAAKVNVDLKQISAGQGKAIVDAAQGLLQGDFMRHFPVDIFQTGSGTSSNMNANEVIATLATRLLGEAVNPNDHVNCGQSSNDIIPTTIHVSAALVLHEHTLPALLHLVQVIEQKAEQVHPFIKTGRTHLMDAMPVRMSQVLNGWAQQLKANIGHLQDLLPSLQALAQGGTAVGTGINAHPEFAARFSQQLSTLTGVTFTPGKNLFALIGSQDTAVAVSGQLKATAVSLMKIANDLRWMNSGPLAGLGEIELEALQPGSSIMPGKVNPVIPEATAMVAAQVIGNDTVITVAGQSGNFELNVMLPIIAQNLLSSLELLANASRLLADKAIASFKVNEAKLKEALSRNPILVTALNPIIGYQKAAEIAKTAYQQGRPVIDVALEHTDLPRSQLEILLDPEKLTAGGV; encoded by the coding sequence ATGAGTAATACCCGTATCGAACGCGACAGCATGGGCGAACTGCAGGTGCCCGCCGAGGCTTTGTACGGCGCCCAGACCCAGCGCGCGGTGAACAACTTTCCGATCAGTAACCAACCCATGCCGGCGCAATTCATTCGCGCGCTGATCCTGGCCAAGGCCGCTGCCGCCAAGGTCAACGTCGACCTCAAGCAAATCAGCGCAGGGCAGGGCAAGGCTATCGTCGATGCCGCCCAAGGTTTGCTCCAAGGCGATTTCATGCGGCACTTCCCGGTGGATATCTTCCAGACCGGCTCCGGCACCAGCTCCAACATGAATGCCAACGAGGTCATTGCGACCCTCGCGACCCGTCTGCTGGGCGAGGCGGTCAACCCCAACGATCACGTGAACTGCGGCCAAAGCAGCAACGACATCATTCCGACCACGATCCACGTCAGCGCCGCGCTGGTGCTGCATGAGCACACGCTGCCGGCGTTGCTGCACTTGGTTCAGGTGATCGAGCAGAAGGCCGAACAGGTCCACCCGTTCATCAAGACCGGGCGCACGCACTTGATGGACGCCATGCCGGTGCGCATGAGCCAGGTGCTCAATGGCTGGGCGCAACAGCTCAAGGCCAACATCGGGCATTTGCAGGACCTGCTGCCGAGCCTGCAGGCGCTGGCCCAGGGTGGCACGGCGGTCGGCACGGGAATCAACGCACACCCCGAGTTCGCCGCGCGTTTCAGCCAGCAACTAAGCACCTTGACTGGCGTGACCTTCACCCCCGGCAAGAACCTGTTTGCGCTGATCGGCTCCCAGGACACCGCCGTTGCTGTCTCCGGTCAGTTGAAAGCCACCGCTGTGTCGCTGATGAAGATCGCCAACGACCTGCGCTGGATGAACTCCGGCCCGCTCGCCGGCCTCGGCGAGATCGAACTGGAAGCCCTGCAGCCGGGCTCCTCGATCATGCCCGGCAAGGTCAATCCGGTGATCCCGGAAGCCACCGCCATGGTCGCCGCGCAGGTCATCGGCAACGACACGGTGATCACCGTCGCCGGCCAATCGGGCAATTTCGAGCTGAACGTAATGCTGCCGATCATCGCCCAGAACCTGCTCAGCAGTCTCGAATTGCTGGCCAATGCCAGCCGTTTGCTGGCGGACAAGGCCATCGCCAGCTTCAAGGTCAATGAAGCCAAGCTCAAGGAGGCGTTATCGCGCAACCCGATCCTGGTCACCGCACTGAACCCGATCATCGGTTACCAAAAGGCTGCCGAGATTGCCAAGACGGCCTATCAGCAGGGCCGTCCGGTGATTGATGTCGCCCTCGAGCACACCGACTTGCCGCGCAGCCAACTGGAAATCCTGCTGGATCCGGAAAAGCTCACCGCCGGCGGCGTGTAA
- a CDS encoding ZIP family metal transporter: MGTETLAISSGRMFRYAFGSLLLLAGSALLVAHGLAWLDLEPRILRALQGGAICALGTALGAVPVLLIRRMPVALSDMLLGFGAGVMLAATAFSLIVPGIAAAESLGLSPWGASGLISFGIMCGAFGLYLVDRKVSGASPEMLVGTPDKPVIPPRIWLFVFAIIAHNIPEGMAVGVSAGGGMPDADSLAMGIALQDVPEGLVIALVLAGAGMSRVKAFLIGAASGLVEPVFAVLCAWLVSLAEVLLPLGLALAAGAMLLVVTHEVIPESRRNGHEKLASLGLCIGFCLMMVMDTALG; encoded by the coding sequence ATGGGCACTGAAACACTGGCGATCAGCAGCGGGCGAATGTTTCGTTATGCGTTTGGCTCGCTGCTGCTATTGGCAGGTTCTGCATTGCTGGTGGCTCACGGGCTGGCCTGGCTGGACCTGGAACCGCGCATACTGCGCGCCCTGCAGGGCGGGGCCATCTGCGCGCTCGGCACGGCGCTTGGTGCCGTTCCGGTGCTGCTCATCCGGCGCATGCCGGTAGCGCTGAGCGATATGTTGCTCGGTTTTGGTGCCGGGGTGATGCTGGCGGCGACGGCGTTCTCGCTGATCGTGCCGGGCATTGCCGCGGCCGAGAGCCTTGGGCTGTCGCCCTGGGGCGCGAGTGGCTTGATCAGTTTCGGCATTATGTGCGGGGCATTCGGGCTGTACCTGGTTGATCGCAAGGTCTCCGGTGCCAGCCCGGAAATGCTGGTGGGCACGCCGGACAAACCGGTGATCCCGCCGCGCATCTGGCTGTTCGTGTTTGCCATCATTGCTCACAACATTCCGGAAGGCATGGCGGTGGGCGTCTCCGCCGGTGGCGGCATGCCGGATGCCGACAGCCTGGCCATGGGCATTGCGTTGCAGGATGTGCCGGAAGGGCTGGTGATTGCGCTGGTATTGGCCGGGGCAGGGATGTCACGGGTCAAGGCGTTCTTGATCGGCGCTGCGTCAGGTCTGGTGGAGCCGGTGTTTGCCGTGCTCTGCGCGTGGTTGGTAAGCCTGGCCGAGGTGCTGTTGCCTTTGGGCCTGGCCCTGGCCGCCGGTGCGATGCTGCTGGTGGTCACTCACGAAGTCATTCCTGAATCGCGGCGCAATGGTCACGAAAAGCTCGCCAGCCTTGGGCTGTGTATTGGTTTTTGCTTGATGATGGTGATGGATACCGCGTTGGGCTGA
- the pmbA gene encoding metalloprotease PmbA: MSAAQSVGPQALPALQEQVEQILAEAKRQGASACEVAVSLEQGLSTSVRQREVETVEFNRDQGFGITLYAGQRKGSASTSASGPEAIRETVAAALAIAKHTSEDESSGLADKALMAKDLKDFDLFHAWDITPEQAIEQALTCEAAAFDADPRIKNADGTTLSTHQGCRVYGNSHGFIGGYASTRHSLSCVMIAEANGQMQRDYWYDVNRQGDLLADPVSIGQRAAQRAASRLGARPVPTCEVPVLFSAELAGGLFGSFLGAISGGNLYRKSSFLEGAIGQKLFPEWLTLDERPHLMRAMGSTSFDGDGLATYAKPFVENGELVSYVLGTYSGRKLGLPSTANAGGVHNLFVTHGDEDQAALLRRMGRGLLVTELMGHGLNMVTGDYSRGAAGFWVENGEIQFAVQEVTIAGNMRDMFKQIVAVGNDLELRSNIRTGSVLIERMTVAGS; encoded by the coding sequence ATGAGTGCAGCCCAAAGCGTCGGTCCGCAAGCGTTACCGGCACTGCAGGAACAAGTCGAGCAGATCCTTGCCGAGGCCAAGCGCCAAGGGGCCAGTGCCTGTGAAGTGGCGGTGTCGCTGGAGCAAGGACTGTCGACATCGGTGCGCCAGCGGGAAGTGGAGACCGTTGAGTTCAATCGTGACCAAGGGTTCGGGATCACCTTGTATGCAGGGCAGCGCAAAGGGTCGGCCAGTACCTCGGCCAGTGGCCCGGAGGCGATCCGCGAAACCGTGGCCGCTGCATTGGCGATCGCCAAGCACACTTCTGAAGATGAAAGCTCGGGCTTGGCCGACAAGGCGCTGATGGCCAAGGACCTGAAGGATTTCGATCTGTTCCATGCCTGGGACATCACGCCCGAGCAAGCCATCGAACAGGCGTTGACCTGCGAAGCGGCGGCGTTCGACGCCGATCCCCGCATCAAGAACGCTGATGGCACCACGTTGAGTACCCATCAGGGCTGCCGCGTGTACGGCAACAGCCATGGTTTCATCGGTGGCTATGCGTCCACCCGTCATAGCCTGAGCTGCGTGATGATCGCCGAGGCCAATGGCCAGATGCAGCGCGATTACTGGTACGACGTGAACCGCCAGGGTGACCTGCTCGCCGATCCGGTCAGCATTGGCCAGCGTGCCGCGCAACGTGCGGCGAGTCGCCTGGGCGCGCGCCCGGTGCCAACCTGTGAAGTGCCGGTGCTGTTTTCCGCAGAGCTGGCCGGTGGCTTGTTCGGCAGTTTCCTGGGGGCGATTTCCGGTGGCAATCTGTACCGCAAATCTTCGTTTCTCGAAGGTGCGATTGGCCAGAAGCTGTTTCCCGAGTGGCTGACCCTCGATGAACGCCCGCATTTGATGCGCGCCATGGGCAGCACCTCGTTCGACGGCGATGGCCTGGCGACTTACGCCAAGCCGTTTGTCGAGAACGGCGAGTTGGTCTCCTACGTATTGGGCACCTACTCCGGTCGCAAACTCGGCCTGCCAAGCACTGCCAACGCCGGGGGCGTGCACAACCTGTTCGTCACCCATGGCGACGAAGACCAGGCGGCGCTGTTGCGGCGCATGGGGCGTGGCCTGCTGGTGACCGAATTGATGGGCCATGGCTTGAACATGGTCACCGGTGACTATTCCCGAGGTGCTGCGGGTTTCTGGGTGGAAAACGGCGAGATTCAATTTGCCGTCCAGGAGGTGACCATCGCTGGCAACATGCGCGACATGTTCAAGCAGATCGTCGCAGTGGGCAATGACTTGGAACTGCGCAGCAACATTCGCACGGGTTCAGTGTTGATCGAGCGGATGACCGTTGCCGGTAGCTGA
- a CDS encoding HPr family phosphocarrier protein, producing the protein MPALEIEIINKLGLHARASAKFVGVAGQFPCQIRAGRTPDSMVDGKSIMAMMMLAAGKGTRIHLKTEGEHEQEAMEALVALINNYFDEGE; encoded by the coding sequence ATGCCCGCTCTGGAAATTGAAATCATCAACAAGCTGGGCCTTCACGCCCGCGCCTCGGCCAAATTCGTGGGTGTGGCCGGCCAGTTTCCCTGCCAGATCCGCGCTGGGCGTACACCGGATTCCATGGTCGATGGAAAGAGCATCATGGCCATGATGATGCTGGCGGCCGGCAAAGGCACCAGGATTCACTTGAAGACGGAGGGTGAGCACGAACAGGAAGCAATGGAGGCCTTAGTGGCGTTGATCAACAACTACTTTGATGAGGGTGAGTGA
- a CDS encoding superoxide dismutase, which translates to MTYTLPALPYAYDALEPHIDAQTMEIHYTKHHQTYINNLNAAVQGTEFAGWPVEKLVSSVQQLPEKLRQAVINQGGGHANHSLFWAVMSPKGGGKPEGALGKAIDEQLGGFDSFKEAFTKAALSRFGSGWAWLSVTPQKALVVESSGNQDSPLMNGNTPILGLDVWEHAYYLLYQNRRPEYINAFYSVINWPEVAARYQAAVA; encoded by the coding sequence ATGACTTACACCCTGCCTGCCTTGCCTTACGCCTACGACGCCCTGGAACCGCATATCGATGCGCAGACCATGGAAATCCACTACACCAAGCACCACCAGACCTACATCAACAACCTCAACGCGGCCGTACAAGGCACCGAGTTTGCGGGCTGGCCGGTGGAGAAGCTGGTATCCAGCGTGCAGCAGCTGCCGGAAAAACTGCGCCAGGCGGTGATCAACCAAGGTGGCGGGCACGCCAACCATTCGTTGTTCTGGGCGGTGATGTCGCCCAAGGGGGGCGGTAAACCCGAGGGCGCGCTGGGCAAGGCGATTGACGAGCAGTTGGGTGGCTTCGACAGCTTCAAGGAAGCGTTCACCAAGGCGGCCCTGAGCCGTTTCGGCAGCGGCTGGGCGTGGCTGAGCGTCACCCCGCAAAAGGCCCTGGTGGTGGAAAGCAGCGGTAACCAGGACAGTCCGCTGATGAACGGTAATACGCCGATCCTCGGCCTGGATGTCTGGGAGCATGCCTACTACCTGCTGTATCAGAACCGCCGCCCCGAATACATCAATGCCTTCTACAGTGTAATCAACTGGCCGGAAGTTGCCGCGCGCTATCAGGCCGCTGTCGCCTGA
- the hpf gene encoding ribosome hibernation-promoting factor, HPF/YfiA family, whose amino-acid sequence MQVNISGHHVEVTPPMREYVEQKLKKLEGHFDKITNVQVIMKVDKLQQKIEATLQIPGGEVVANAEHEDMYASIDLLTDKLDRQLKKHKEKNLHLMQGTGR is encoded by the coding sequence ATGCAAGTCAACATCAGTGGACACCATGTGGAAGTCACCCCTCCAATGCGCGAATACGTCGAGCAGAAGCTGAAGAAGCTTGAAGGACATTTCGACAAGATCACCAACGTGCAGGTCATCATGAAGGTCGATAAGCTTCAGCAGAAAATCGAGGCGACCCTCCAGATTCCCGGTGGCGAAGTGGTTGCTAATGCCGAGCATGAAGACATGTATGCATCGATCGACTTGCTCACCGACAAGCTTGACCGCCAACTCAAAAAGCATAAGGAAAAGAATCTGCACCTGATGCAAGGTACAGGTCGTTAA
- the rapZ gene encoding RNase adapter RapZ, translating into MRLIIVSGRSGSGKSTALNVLEDNGFYCIDNLPAGLLPELAERALIHTELAQPLVAVSIDARNLPSHLSRFPELLEEVRAKHIHCDVLYLDADEETLLKRFSETRRRHPLSSTQRSLAEAIEDETKLLGPIIDLADLKINTTSLNLYQLRDAIKLRLLNQPEPGTAFLVESFGFKRGMPVDADLVFDVRCLPNPYWKPELREQSGLDQPVADYLAAQPDVEEMFQDISSYLLKWLPRFAASNRAYVTIAIGCTGGHHRSVYLTERLGQVLQKTLKNVQVRHRDLS; encoded by the coding sequence ATGCGTTTGATCATCGTCAGCGGCCGTTCTGGCTCGGGTAAAAGCACCGCTCTCAATGTTCTTGAGGACAACGGTTTCTACTGTATCGACAACCTGCCCGCCGGCCTGCTGCCGGAACTGGCCGAGCGCGCGCTGATCCACACGGAGCTGGCGCAGCCGCTGGTCGCGGTTTCGATTGATGCACGCAACCTGCCAAGCCACCTCTCACGCTTCCCTGAACTGCTCGAGGAAGTGCGCGCCAAGCACATCCATTGCGATGTGCTGTATCTGGACGCCGACGAAGAAACCTTGCTCAAACGCTTCTCCGAGACCCGCCGGCGCCACCCCCTCAGCAGCACCCAGCGTTCGCTGGCCGAAGCCATCGAAGACGAAACCAAGCTGCTGGGGCCGATCATTGACCTGGCCGACCTCAAGATCAACACCACCAGCCTCAACCTGTACCAGTTGCGCGATGCCATCAAGCTGCGCCTGCTGAACCAGCCGGAGCCAGGCACGGCGTTTCTCGTCGAGTCGTTTGGCTTCAAGCGGGGCATGCCGGTGGATGCCGACCTGGTGTTCGATGTGCGTTGCTTGCCGAACCCCTACTGGAAGCCGGAGCTGCGTGAACAGTCCGGGTTGGACCAGCCGGTGGCCGATTACCTGGCCGCGCAACCGGATGTGGAGGAGATGTTCCAGGACATTTCCAGCTACCTGCTCAAATGGCTGCCGCGCTTCGCCGCCAGTAATCGGGCCTATGTCACCATTGCCATCGGCTGCACCGGCGGTCACCACCGCTCCGTGTACCTGACCGAACGCCTGGGCCAGGTGCTGCAAAAAACCCTCAAGAATGTCCAGGTCCGCCACCGCGACCTTAGCTGA
- a CDS encoding FagA protein, with protein sequence MKPVLHEDPYLESWRWMSRQIRCGLDPNEPRLIEHYLNEGRYLACCTATHPWTIAETAFRLLLDTASDIALPWHWRSMCLDQAWRPLRDLEKLSHCACRLKRWQTFAWQLATCQLLPSLSVTDLVQGSSDE encoded by the coding sequence ATGAAGCCTGTCCTGCATGAGGATCCTTATCTTGAGAGCTGGCGCTGGATGAGTCGCCAGATTCGCTGCGGTCTTGACCCCAACGAGCCGCGCCTGATCGAACATTACCTCAATGAGGGCCGCTACCTGGCGTGTTGCACCGCCACCCATCCGTGGACGATCGCTGAAACCGCATTCCGCCTGCTGCTCGACACCGCCAGCGATATCGCGCTGCCCTGGCATTGGCGTTCCATGTGCCTGGATCAGGCCTGGCGTCCACTGCGCGACCTGGAAAAGCTCTCCCACTGTGCCTGCCGCCTCAAGCGTTGGCAGACCTTTGCCTGGCAATTGGCTACGTGCCAATTGCTGCCCTCCCTTTCCGTTACTGACCTGGTCCAAGGATCCTCCGATGAGTAA
- a CDS encoding carbon-nitrogen hydrolase family protein — translation MSFAVIQMVSQSDVLANLAQARRLLEQAAAGGAKLAVLPENFAAMGRRDVADIGRAEALGDGPIVPWLKQAARDLTLWIVAGTLPLPPRDQPHAKPNACSLLIDDRGEIVARYDKLHLFDVDVADARGRYRESDDYAFGGNVVVADTPVGRLGLTVCYDLRFPELYSELRAAGAELITAPSAFTAVTGAAHWDVLIRARAIETQCYLLAAAQGGVHPGPRETHGHAAIVDPWGRVLAQQDRGEAVLLAERDSSEQASIRARMPVVNHRRFFSQGAQRPASER, via the coding sequence ATGTCCTTTGCCGTGATTCAAATGGTCAGCCAGAGCGATGTGCTGGCCAACCTGGCCCAGGCCCGGCGTCTGCTGGAACAAGCAGCGGCGGGTGGGGCGAAGTTGGCGGTGCTGCCGGAAAACTTCGCCGCCATGGGCCGCCGCGACGTGGCCGATATCGGCCGCGCCGAAGCGCTGGGCGATGGCCCGATCGTGCCATGGTTGAAACAGGCCGCCCGCGACCTCACCTTATGGATAGTGGCGGGCACGTTGCCGTTGCCGCCCAGGGATCAACCGCATGCCAAGCCCAATGCCTGCTCGCTGCTGATCGATGATCGCGGCGAAATCGTTGCCCGTTACGACAAGCTGCATTTGTTTGATGTCGATGTCGCGGACGCTCGCGGTCGTTATCGCGAATCCGACGACTATGCTTTCGGGGGGAATGTGGTGGTAGCGGATACACCGGTCGGCCGTCTGGGGCTGACGGTATGCTACGACCTGCGCTTCCCCGAGTTATACAGCGAGCTGCGCGCTGCAGGGGCCGAGTTGATTACGGCGCCTTCGGCCTTCACCGCGGTCACCGGTGCTGCGCATTGGGATGTGCTGATTCGTGCACGGGCTATCGAAACCCAGTGCTACCTGCTGGCGGCGGCCCAGGGCGGCGTGCATCCAGGCCCACGGGAAACCCACGGGCACGCGGCAATCGTCGACCCGTGGGGGCGGGTGCTGGCACAGCAGGACAGAGGCGAAGCGGTGTTGTTGGCCGAGCGCGATAGCAGTGAACAGGCGTCGATTCGGGCGCGCATGCCGGTGGTCAACCATCGGCGCTTTTTCTCGCAGGGCGCACAGCGGCCTGCTTCGGAACGATGA
- the ptsN gene encoding PTS IIA-like nitrogen regulatory protein PtsN, producing MIRLETILTPGRSLVNVPGGSKKRALEQIANLISSQVPELEMQDVFEALIAREKLGSTGFGNGIAIPHCRLKGCETPVSALLHLDAPIDFDAIDGAPVDLLFVLLVPQAATDAHLELLRQIASMLDRKEVRDKLRSASSNEALYQVVLDEQSGQ from the coding sequence ATGATCCGACTTGAAACCATCCTGACCCCCGGCCGTTCCCTTGTGAACGTGCCGGGCGGCAGTAAAAAGCGCGCCCTCGAACAAATTGCCAACCTGATCAGCAGCCAAGTGCCTGAGCTGGAAATGCAAGATGTCTTCGAGGCCCTGATTGCTCGTGAAAAACTCGGTTCTACCGGTTTTGGCAACGGCATCGCCATTCCCCACTGCCGCCTCAAAGGCTGCGAGACACCGGTCAGCGCGCTGCTGCACCTGGACGCTCCCATTGATTTCGATGCCATCGACGGTGCGCCGGTCGACCTGCTGTTCGTACTGTTGGTCCCGCAAGCTGCCACCGATGCACACCTGGAACTGCTTCGGCAGATCGCCAGCATGCTCGACCGCAAGGAAGTACGCGACAAACTGCGCAGTGCCAGCAGCAACGAGGCGCTGTACCAGGTTGTCCTGGATGAACAGAGCGGGCAGTAA